The following proteins come from a genomic window of Anabas testudineus chromosome 3, fAnaTes1.2, whole genome shotgun sequence:
- the znf395a gene encoding zinc finger protein 395a, with amino-acid sequence MLPKTRLGKRSPLGALVSSTCPAAGPHINLEAGEADTSMAAAQQAVSRVRGLNHSGLKVYFQCGGGESPGTTDQLDLKQSDASVWSSSHPVPPSSSSRSVSSCIDVPRSQRRSPEEVDMDELMAAMVLSSLSCSPLLHSPANTDTTAPPMDCGGSELSDSGSSGYWSVGHANRSPAPSPPMAEPDVGPDTPPDEGLNMEMDQVLFDEPAPRKRKNSVKVAYRCLWPSCGKILTSVVGIKRHIRTTHLCRGGEHERCSRSEEDFYYTEINQSEQQQSPPHPLLCGSASPSSPSSPPSPPPPSPPSPPSPACGALSRSAPSSPGRFWQVQSEHSYQAPPPNQVVSTAAPSTTSCRFVTAAPTTTTCPSRQVLSSRVRSVSVGEQWLQHQSAPCRRIRGEAKKCRKVYGIEHRDQWCTACRWKKACQRFHD; translated from the exons atgtTACCAAAGACTCGTCTGGGGAAACGCTCTCCTCTTGGTGCGCTGGTGAGCTCCACCTGCCCGGCTGCAGGACCACACATTAACCTGGAGGCAGGTGAGGCCGATACCAGCATGGCAGCAGCTCAACAGGCCGTCAGCAGAGTCCGAGGGTTGAATCATTCTGGGCTGAAG gtgtATTTCCAGTGTGGAGGAGGGGAGTCCCCAGGTACCACGGATCAGCTGGACTTAAAGCAGAGTGATGCATCTGTCTGGTCTTCGTCTCATCCTGTTCCTccgtccagcagcagcagatccGTCTCCTCTTGCATCGACGTCCCCCGCAG TCAGCGGAGGAGTCCAGAGGAGGTGGATATGGATGAGCTGATGGCAGCGATGGTTCTCAGCAGTTTGTCCTGCAGccctctgctgcacagccccgcaaacacagacacaacag ctccTCCGATGGACTGTGGAGGCAGCGAGCTCTCTGACAGCGGCAGCAGCGGCTACTGGAGCGTCGGTCACGCCAACAGAAGCCCCGCCCCATCCCCACCCATGGCTGAGCCCGACGTGGGCCCGGACACGCCCCCTGACGAAGGCCTAAACATGGAGATGGACCAGGTGTTGTTCGACGAGCCGGCACCACGGAAACGCAAA AACTCGGTGAAGGTGGCCTACAGGTGTCTGTGGCCCAGCTGTGGGAAGATACTGACTTCAGTGGTGGGAATCAAACGTCACATCAGGACAACACACCTGTG TCGTGGTGGTGAACACGAGCGATGTTCTCGCAGTGAGGAGGATTTTTACTACACTGAGATCAACCAGtcggagcagcagcagtctcctcctcatcctctcctctgtggCTCCGCCTCACCCAGCTCCCCCTCCTcgcctccctcccctccccctccctcaccTCCATCTCCCCCCTCCCCAGCCTGTGGAGCTCTGAGTCGCTCAGCCCCCTCCTCCCCCGGCAGATTCTGGCAGGTCCAGTCAGAACACTCCTACCAG GCGCCCCCTCCCAACCAGGTCGTCTCGACAGCAGCTCCGAGCACAACTTCCTGTCGCTTTGTGACGGCTGCgccaaccaccaccacctgtCCCAGCAGACAG gttttGTCATCTCGGGTTCGTTCAGTAAGTGTAGGAGAGCAGTGGCTGCAGCATCAGAGTGCCCCCTGCAG ACGAATTCGTGGTGAAGCCAAGAAGTGTCGTAAAGTTTACGGCATCGAGCACAGAGATCAGTGGTGCACGGCCTGTCGCTGGAAGAAAGCCTGCCAGCGCTTTCATGACTAA